The Flavivirga eckloniae genomic interval CTTTATTTTAAGATCAATAATAAAAACATTGCAGAGCTTGCCAATACCGATATTGTAGAATTGTCCAAATGGTTTCAAGATTTACACGAACATTTATCGGAAAAACAGTTTAAAATTGCAGAAGAAATTTTAAAAGAAATTAAGGCCAGATTACAATTTTTGCTAGACGTCGGGTTAGATTACCTATCATTAAACAGAAGCTCTAAATCCTTATCGGGTGGCGAAGCACAGCGTATTCGCCTCGCAACCCAAATAGGCTCGCAATTGGTAGGCGTACTGTACATTCTAGACGAGCCCAGCATTGGTTTACATCAGCGCGACAACGAAAAACTAATAAACTCCCTAGTATCCCTTCGCGATATCGGTAACTCGGTTATCGTTGTAGAACATGACAAAGATATGATAGAACGTGCCGATTATGTTATAGATATCGGTCCAAAAGCCGGTAAACACGGTGGCGAAATAATCAGCATTGGAAATCCGGACGAGTTAAAAACACACAATACGCTTACTGCCGACTACTTAAATGGTAATAAGGAAATTGAAATACCCAAAAAACGCAGAAAAGGCAACGGTAAGTTTTTAGAACTTAAAGGCTGTACAGGAAACAACTTAAAAAATGTATCCGTAAAATTCCCATTAGGAAAAATGATAGGTGTTACGGGCGTTTCTGGTAGCGGAAAATCTACGTTAATCAACGAAACCCTATACCCTATCTTAAACGCACACTATTTTAATGGCGTTAAAAAACCCATGCCATATAAAAGCATTAAAGGTTTAGAACATATCGATAAGGTTATTGACATTAACCAATCACCTATTGGAAGAACCCCACGAAGCAATCCAGTAACCTATACCGGTACATTTAGCGAAATTAGAGCCCTATATGCCAAAACTCCCGAAGCCATGATTCGCGGCTACAAAGCTGGTCGTTTCAGTTTTAACGTAAAAGGCGGACGTTGTGAAACCTGTCAAGGTGGCGGTTTACGAGTTATAGAAATGAATTTCCTTCCAGATGTACATGTAGAATGCGAAACCTGCCAAGGCAAGCGTTTTAATAGAGAAACACTGGAAATCCGCTACAAGGGAAAGTCTATAAGTGATGTGTTAAATATGACCATTAACGAAGCGGTAAAATTCTTTGAGCACATTCCTAAAATTTATAACAAACTTAAAACCATACAAGATGTTGGTTTAGGCTACATTACCCTGGGGCAACAAAGTACCACCCTTTCCGGCGGAGAGGCACAACGTATAAAGCTAGCAACCGAATTAAGTAAGCGCGATACAGGAAATACCTTCTATATACTAGATGAGCCAACTACAGGTTTACATTTCGAAGATATTAGGGTATTAATGATCGTACTCAACAAGTTAGCCGATAAAGGCAACACTGTACTTATTATTGAACACAATTTAGACGTTATAAAAACCGTTGATCATATTATAGACATTGGATACGAAGGTGGACAAGGTGGTGGAAAAATTATTGTAGAAGGTACTCCAGAAGAAATTATTAAGCATAAAAAGAGCTATACCGCCAAATTCCTTAAAAAAGAATTAAATTAGAAAACCTGTATTCAGTTAGAAAAGAATTAAATTTGGAAAAATTGCACGCTATATAAAATTCAATAAACATATAAACTTTTATATATGAGAAAAGAACAACACCATAAAGGATGGAATGAAATAAAAACAAACGATTCTTGGGCTATTTTTAAAATAATGGGCGAGTTTGTTAATGGTTTTGAAAAAATGAGTAAAATAGGGCCCTGTGTTTCTATTTTCGGATCGGCAAGAACAAAACCAGAAGACAGATACTATAAGTTGGCAGAACAAGTAGCTAGAAAAATTGTAGAAGCAGGATATGGTGTTATTACAGGAGGTGGTCCCGGAATTATGGAAGCCGGTAATAAAGGGGCGCACTTAGGTGGCGGTACCTCGGTTGGTTTAAACATTGATTTACCTTTCGAACAACACGATAACCCATATATAGACCACGACAAAAGTTTAGATTTCGATTATTTCTTCGTACGCAAAGTAATGTTTGTTAAGTATTCACAGGGATTTGTAGTTATGCCCGGTGGTTTTGGTACTTTAGATGAATTGTTTGAAGCCATGACGCTTATACAAACACACAAAATAGGAAAGTTCCCAATCATATTGGTAGGAACCGATTTTTGGGAAGGCTTGATGGACTGGGTTAAAAAAACACTATTAAACTCGTTTTCGAATATAAGTGCCAAAGACTTAGACTTAATTCACTTAGTAGACACCGAAGACGAAGTCATAGCCATTCTGGACTCATTCTATAAAGAATCAGGTTTAAGCCCTAACTTCTAAATTATTACCCTTTTTTTACGACTAAGCACTTAAGGCTTCGTAAACATGGGAAAATCTTAAAATACCTTATTTTATTATATTGCAAAGCCTTAATGCGAATTATTAACCCTAAAATGTTTAATAGTAAATTGAAATTACGCCTTTTAAATTGCATCGTTTGCGCACTTGTATACCTTACAAGCTTTGGTCAAAATAAAATTGACTTAAAGGCGGTTTTTGATATGGAGAAAAAGCAAATAAAGATCTCTCAAACCATTCAATATCATAATACTACACAAGACGAATTACAAACCATTTACCTTAACGATTGGAACAATAGTTATTCAACAAAAAAAACAGCGCTGGCCGTACGACTAGCCGACGAATACAAAACCGTTTTTCATCTGGCAAAAAGTAGAGATAGAGGTTTTTCCACCATCACTTCCATTAAACAAAATGGAGATGACTTAACATACGAACAACTAAAGGATCAAATAGATGTCATAAAGGTTGTATTAAAAACACCTCTAAAACCTAACGACTCCTATAAAATAGATTTAGAATACATTGTACAAATTCCAAATTCCAAATTTACGAGCTATGGTGTTACAGCCTCTGGGGATTTTAACTTAAGATATTGGTATATAACACCCGCAGTTTATAATGGCGAATGGCAATATTACAGTAATAAAAACCTAGATGATTTATTCATCCCAAAATCGGATATCACTTTAGAAATCGAACATCCGAATAGTTATGTTTTAACTTCAGAATTAGATTTAATTAACAAAACACAATTACCTAACAAGCAAATAGTTAAATTAAAAGGAAAAGACAGAAATAGCAATAAGTTATTTTTAAGCAAAGGATCTAATTTCAATACCATACAAACCAACGATTTTTCTATCGTTACAAACATAAGCGACGAAGGTTTAGAGGTTATAGAGAAAGTTTTAATTACAGAAAGAGTTACAAATTATATTTTTAAACACTTCGGAAAATATCCGCACAAAAGGCTTTTATTATCAGAAATCGACAATGCAAAAGATCCGGTTTATGGAGTAAACTTTTTACCGAAATTTATAAAAACCTATCCCAATCACTTTCAATACGAACTCAAACTATTAAAAAACACACTACATAATTACCTAGAAAATACACTTTTGGTAAACCCAAGAAAAGAACAATGGTTGTTAGATGGTATGCAGATTTACTATTTAATGAAGTATGTTGAAGAATACTACCCAAACATGAAGTTTCTAGGAGCTTTAGCCGATATCTGGGGTATTAGGTCTTTTCATGCTTCAGACATGAAATTTAATGGCAAATATACCTTGGCTGCCATGTCTGCCGCGCGAACTAATAGAGACCAGCCGCTCACCATGCAAAAAGACTCTTTGCTAAAGTTTAATACCAATATTGCCAATAAGTACAAAGCCGGTATAGGGCTTAAGTATTTAGACGATTTCATAAATGCTCAAATATTAGAAAACACCTTAACCACGTTTTTATCAGATAAAAAACTAAAACAAACATCCACTAAAGAGTTTGAATCCTATCTAAAATCTAAAACCGAAAAGAACATAGATTGGTTTTTTGAAGACTACCTGGCCACCAGAAAAAAAATAGATTTTAAAATAAAGGAAGTCACTAAAACAGAAGACTCCATAACACTAACCATAAAGAATTTGCAAAATAATAAAATGCCTATTTCTTTATACACGTTAAACAATGATAGTATCATTTCTAAAACATGGATAGAAAACATTTTAAAAAGTAAAACCCTTACCATACCAAGAAATAATGCTAATAAACTCGTATTAAATTACGAAAGATACGTTCCGGAAGTCAACATACGAAACAACTGGAAATCGCTAAAAGGCTTCTTTTTTAACAACAAACCTTTACAGTTTAGACTTTTTAAGGATATTGAAGATCCGCACTTCAATCAAGTATTCCTTATGCCTCTTGTAGAGTTTAACAACATTTACGATGGCTTCACTTTAGGCGTGCGTGCCTACAATAAAACCGTATTAAGAAAGCTTTTCAATTATAAAATAGAACCATCCTATGCCTTTAAATCCAGATCACTAACAGGATCGGCATCATTATCTAAAACACATTATTTTGACAACGACCTATTTGCAATTAACTACGGTATTGTTGGAAGTTATACATCCTATGCCGAAGATTTGTTCGTTAGACAAATAAAACCCTCTATAACATTCTACTTTAGAAAAAATAATGATTTACGCTCCAATCAAAGAAAACGATTAAAGTTAAGATATTTAGATATTAAAAGAGATGAAGACGTACGTAACATCTCCTCTAGCTTTAGACCAAACTATAAGCTTTTCAACATTCGTTATCTTAACTCAAACGACAATTTAATTAACTTTAATAAATGGTACGTCGACTTTCAAGTAGAAGAAAAATTCAGTAAAATAGCCTTTAATTACGAGTACAGGCGCCTATTTGAAAGTAACAGACAATTAAATTTACGCTTCTTCGCCGGAGCTTTCTTAAAAAATAAAACAGATGCAGGCTCAGATTATTTCAGTTTTGCTTTAGACCGTCCAAATGACTATCTATTCGACTATCCCTATTTAGGACGTTCTGAAGACTCAGGTATTTTTAGTCAACAATATATTGATGCCGAAGGCGGATTTAAATCCAAACTGGAAACTCCTTTTGCAAACCAATGGATCACAACCCTTAACCTAAATACCACGCTTTGGAAATATATACTAGCATACGGCGATATAGGCGTACTAAAAAGCAAACTAGACAAACCGCATTTTGTATACGATTCTGGTATACGAGTTAATCTGGTTACAGATTACTTTGAGATCTATTTCCCTGTGTATTCGAACCTTGGCTGGGAGATAGCACAAAGAAGTTATGACGAAAAAATCAGATTTAAGTTTACCGTAGATCCACAAATACTTTTTGGCCTATTTAGAAGAAGATGGTATTGATTTTTTGAAAAAAAACCATTTTAAAGCCGTTTTTATTAAATAATCATCATTTTAAATCGCTTTTTTTACATATTTTTAACAATGCTTCAATAATTTAGGTGCTTAAAAAATTGCAAAAAAGGCAAAGTTTAACTACTTTTGCACGAGCAAAAAGCACAGCTAAATGCAAACTATTCCAAATTTGAAAAACGACATATCATTCGATGACTTTAAAACAGAAGTTATAAACGACTATAAAATTGCTGTTAAAAGTAGAGAATGTAGTTTATTAGGTAGACGTGAAGTATTAACAGGTAAAGCGAAGTTTGGAATCTTTGGAGACGGAAAAGAAGTTCCACAGCTAGCCATGGCCAAAGCCTTTTTAAAAGGCGATTGGAGATCGGGGTACTACCGCGACCAAACCTTTATGATGGCTATTGGCGAATTAAGTATAGAGCAATTTTTCGCAGGACTATACGCCAATACCGACTTAGAACTGGAACCTATGTCTGCCGGTCGCCAAATGGGTGGCCATTTTGTAACCCATAGTTTAAACGAAGACGGAAGCTGGAAAGACCTAACCAAACAATATAATTCAAGTCCAGACATTTCTCCTACTGCAGGGCAAATGCCTCGTTTATTAGGTTTAGCTCAAGCGTCAAAAATTTTTAGGAATGTTGATAACATCAATGCTTCTAACTTCACCGT includes:
- the uvrA gene encoding excinuclease ABC subunit UvrA, which encodes MSHFDDFIEVKGARAHNLKNIDVSIPREKLVVITGLSGSGKSSLAFDTIYAEGQRRYIETFSAYARQFLGGLERPDVDKIDGLSPVIAIEQKTTSKSPRSTVGTITEVYDFMRLLFARASDAYSYNTGDKMVSYSDEQIKELIIKNFNGKRINILAPVIRSRKGHYRELFEQIAKQGFVKVRTDGEIKDLTKGMKLDRYKTHDIEIVIDRLVIDESADNDKRLTETINTAMYHGEDVLLVIDQDTNETRYFSRNLMCPSSGISYPNPEPNNFSFNSPKGACSNCNGIGELYQVNENKIVPDDTLSIKAGALAPHGPEKNSWIFKQFETIAQRFNFKLTDAYKDIPKEAKQMIMYGGNEKFSVNSKTLGVTRDYKIDFEGVANFIENQYRSAESTSLKRWAKDYMDKIACPDCHGSRLKKESLYFKINNKNIAELANTDIVELSKWFQDLHEHLSEKQFKIAEEILKEIKARLQFLLDVGLDYLSLNRSSKSLSGGEAQRIRLATQIGSQLVGVLYILDEPSIGLHQRDNEKLINSLVSLRDIGNSVIVVEHDKDMIERADYVIDIGPKAGKHGGEIISIGNPDELKTHNTLTADYLNGNKEIEIPKKRRKGNGKFLELKGCTGNNLKNVSVKFPLGKMIGVTGVSGSGKSTLINETLYPILNAHYFNGVKKPMPYKSIKGLEHIDKVIDINQSPIGRTPRSNPVTYTGTFSEIRALYAKTPEAMIRGYKAGRFSFNVKGGRCETCQGGGLRVIEMNFLPDVHVECETCQGKRFNRETLEIRYKGKSISDVLNMTINEAVKFFEHIPKIYNKLKTIQDVGLGYITLGQQSTTLSGGEAQRIKLATELSKRDTGNTFYILDEPTTGLHFEDIRVLMIVLNKLADKGNTVLIIEHNLDVIKTVDHIIDIGYEGGQGGGKIIVEGTPEEIIKHKKSYTAKFLKKELN
- a CDS encoding gluzincin family metallopeptidase, whose protein sequence is MEKKQIKISQTIQYHNTTQDELQTIYLNDWNNSYSTKKTALAVRLADEYKTVFHLAKSRDRGFSTITSIKQNGDDLTYEQLKDQIDVIKVVLKTPLKPNDSYKIDLEYIVQIPNSKFTSYGVTASGDFNLRYWYITPAVYNGEWQYYSNKNLDDLFIPKSDITLEIEHPNSYVLTSELDLINKTQLPNKQIVKLKGKDRNSNKLFLSKGSNFNTIQTNDFSIVTNISDEGLEVIEKVLITERVTNYIFKHFGKYPHKRLLLSEIDNAKDPVYGVNFLPKFIKTYPNHFQYELKLLKNTLHNYLENTLLVNPRKEQWLLDGMQIYYLMKYVEEYYPNMKFLGALADIWGIRSFHASDMKFNGKYTLAAMSAARTNRDQPLTMQKDSLLKFNTNIANKYKAGIGLKYLDDFINAQILENTLTTFLSDKKLKQTSTKEFESYLKSKTEKNIDWFFEDYLATRKKIDFKIKEVTKTEDSITLTIKNLQNNKMPISLYTLNNDSIISKTWIENILKSKTLTIPRNNANKLVLNYERYVPEVNIRNNWKSLKGFFFNNKPLQFRLFKDIEDPHFNQVFLMPLVEFNNIYDGFTLGVRAYNKTVLRKLFNYKIEPSYAFKSRSLTGSASLSKTHYFDNDLFAINYGIVGSYTSYAEDLFVRQIKPSITFYFRKNNDLRSNQRKRLKLRYLDIKRDEDVRNISSSFRPNYKLFNIRYLNSNDNLINFNKWYVDFQVEEKFSKIAFNYEYRRLFESNRQLNLRFFAGAFLKNKTDAGSDYFSFALDRPNDYLFDYPYLGRSEDSGIFSQQYIDAEGGFKSKLETPFANQWITTLNLNTTLWKYILAYGDIGVLKSKLDKPHFVYDSGIRVNLVTDYFEIYFPVYSNLGWEIAQRSYDEKIRFKFTVDPQILFGLFRRRWY
- a CDS encoding LOG family protein is translated as MRKEQHHKGWNEIKTNDSWAIFKIMGEFVNGFEKMSKIGPCVSIFGSARTKPEDRYYKLAEQVARKIVEAGYGVITGGGPGIMEAGNKGAHLGGGTSVGLNIDLPFEQHDNPYIDHDKSLDFDYFFVRKVMFVKYSQGFVVMPGGFGTLDELFEAMTLIQTHKIGKFPIILVGTDFWEGLMDWVKKTLLNSFSNISAKDLDLIHLVDTEDEVIAILDSFYKESGLSPNF